In a genomic window of Erigeron canadensis isolate Cc75 chromosome 5, C_canadensis_v1, whole genome shotgun sequence:
- the LOC122599282 gene encoding probable aquaporin TIP-type RB7-5A, whose translation MVKLAIGSIGDSFSAGSIKSYVAEFIATLLFVFAGVGSAISYGKLTSDAALDPAGLVAVALAHAFALFVGVSMAANISGGHLNPAVTLGLAVGGNITIITGLFYWIAQLLGSVVACFLLHFVTGGLAVPTHGVADGMNGLQGVVMEIIITFALVYTVYATAADPKKGSLGTIAPIAIGFIVGANILAAGPFSGGSMNPARSFGPAVVAGDFSQNWIYWVGPLIGGGLAGLIYGDVFIGTYEALPASEDYA comes from the exons ATGGTGAAGTTAGCAATTGGTAGCATTGGTGACTCTTTCAGTGCTGGCTCAATCAAGTCTTATGTGGCTGAGTTCATCGCCACACTTTTGTTTGTCTTTGCCGGTGTCGGGTCAGCCATCTCTTATG GTAAGCTCACATCGGATGCAGCATTAGATCCAGCTGGGCTAGTCGCGGTAGCATTAGCCCATGCCTTTGCACTATTTGTTGGTGTCTCAATGGCCGCCAACATCTCAGGTGGCCATTTGAACCCGGCTGTTACCTTGGGTTTGGCTGTTGGTGGTAACATCACCATCATAACCGGTCTATTTTACTGGATCGCCCAATTGCTTGGTTCCGTCGTTGCATGCTTCCTACTTCACTTTGTTACCGGTGGCTTG GCTGTCCCAACACACGGAGTGGCGGATGGCATGAACGGACTACAAGGAGTTGTAATGGAAATCATCATAACTTTTGCTCTAGTCTACACAGTTTACGCAACCGCAGCTGACCCTAAAAAGGGATCACTAGGAACCATTGCACCTATCGCAATTGGGTTCATTGTTGGAGCCAACATCTTGGCTGCAGGACCATTCAGCGGTGGATCAATGAACCCAGCTCGATCTTTTGGACCAGCTGTAGTTGCCGGAGACTTCTCACAAAACTGGATTTACTGGGTCGGCCCATTGATCGGTGGTGGTTTGGCTGGCCTCATCTATGGCGATGTTTTCATTGGAACATACGAGGCACTTCCAGCCTCTGAAGACTATGCTTAA